The Rosa rugosa chromosome 3, drRosRugo1.1, whole genome shotgun sequence sequence ATTACAGCTCTCCTTACATTCACCATGcaacaataaaaaatttagagGTAAATTTGATATGCTTTCGTGTTTTGACTTGTTCTTTTGTTTCAATTGCCTGTGTTGTAGAATACCAGAATCTGTATGAGATGCACGAAACCGGGTTTTGGGATTTGCTGATCAAATGGTAAAATGCAGGCCAAGTGTGTAAATTATATTTATGATTGAATCATCTGTGTTGTTTTGCAGTACAATACCAAATATTACTATGAGGTTGGAATTGGACACGTAAAGCGGCAGTTCTGGTTTGTAACTCCACCAGCGGTTGGGCCAGATGTCCCTTACACATTTGGTCTCATAGGTAAGTAATTTGTATGGAACAGGATAGATTGTAAATCGATGTAGCTAAGTGGTTCTGTAGTTAAAAAGTTATTGCATCAGACTCTTCCATTTCATCAAGTAGGATGTGTAACCAAATTATTCGAATGCAAGCTATATCATAGAAAGCAGTCTGCTTTTCAGCCATTATTTCAGAACTACATTTACTCAATTGGCTGATTATGTGCAATGTAAATTTACAATTCTTTATATCTTTTACCATTGAATATCATTTGCAGGGGATCTTGGCCAGACCTTTGATTCAAATAAGACACTCACTCATTATGAATTAAATCCACAGAAAGGACAAACAGTATTGTTTGTTGGTGACCTCTCTTATGCGGATAACTATCCCAATCATGATAATCACAGATGGGATTCATGGGGAAGATTCGTGGAGAGAAGTGTTGCTTATCAGCCTTGGATATGGACTGCAGGGAATCATGAACTTGATTTTGCTCCAGAAATTGTAAGCATCTGATAAAACATTAGATTGCTGTGTAAAGTAATCGTCTTACCCAAATTCATCATATTGTGTTGTAGATAAGATCATTTGTTTTATGATAATGCCTGTTCCCTCTTCAGCTAATTTATAGTTTCCTTGCTTTTGTCATTGAAGCCCTCAATTTTATGACCAACAGGGAACATAATGTTTGCCTGGGGACTTATATTACAATTATTACAGATGATAATTGTCCTCTTACTTGTCTTCGATTAACCAACATTTGGTAGGTATGATGTGTGCTCTAAAATATGAATCCCACCTATAAGAATGATCCTCTCATGCAGCAACCAAAAGAGTGATAGGAGGTTCTCTACTATAACCTATTATAGCCAATGAGCTTAGAATAAGCGTCTTTCTCAATTATGTTCCAATTTTGTAACTTTATGTACAGCTCTAGTCTTCCATGTTCTAATGTTTAACCCAGAATGTGCTCATTGTGTGAATTTACTCTCTAATTCCTGAAAACTTTTTCTATGAATTAGTAGTTTTCTAAGAGATTATTGTTAATATTTTTGCAGGGTGAAACCAAACCATATAAGCCTTACACTCACCGGTATCATGTCCCATATAAGGCATCAGGGAGTACTTCCCCTCTTTGGTACTCAATCAAGAGAGCTTCCTCACACATCATAGTCTTATCTTCATATTCTGCATATGGTAAGGAAACATAGCAGATAGCTTGTTATTGTAACTTGACTGACACCAAGGCTTGTGCAAATATGCAGCAAATGCTCTTCTGAATGTCTAATCATGAAAATGAAATTTGGAAATCCTTATCTGTATTGTCAATTGCAAACACAACTTTAATTTGTTAAATCCAGCTCCAGCTCCTGTTTCACTCCCTGTTATACTCTCTCTTGGATTCCTCATCAAGCTGAAATTGTTAATCTGTTGTTGTCATGGAATTTGACTTAGTGTTCTGGACATCACTGTTCATACATCTCTCTTAATGACATGTTagaagttttaattttttttttttttctttctaaacatTTGTACTGATTGCTAAAGTGATATCCTAGCGGCGATATTTCCTGATGACCATCATATCATTTAAATAGTCAGCTAAACAGAGTAGAACTTTATTGTGTCCATAAAATTTCCAATCAACTTGTAACTTGCAGCAAGTTCCTCTATATAGTATATAGTATGCTTATTTAAATTGATTGCTTCAATAATTACATCTGACACATGATTTCCATATATCCTTAGGTAAATACACTCCTCAGTACAATTGGCTGGAGGAGGAGCTACCAAAAGTTAACAGGACTGAGACCCCATGGTTGATTGTGTTAGTGCATTCCCCATGGTACAATAGCTACAATTACCACTACATGGAAGGAGAGACCATGAGAGTGATGTATGAAGCTTGGTTTGTGAAGTACAAAGTTGACGTGGTATTTGCTGGTCATGTCCATGCCTATGAACGATCTGTAAGTACACTCCTTATTTATTTTAATCTTCTAGTTTCACAGTTGTTTTGCATGGAGCATGCTATCTGCATAGAACTGGACCTGTATCTCCTAAAATTAGATGGTATTCTGCAATATTTTGAAATCCAACTCTTCCTATTTATCAAGCATTTTAGTTTTTGACAAATTACAGGAAACCCTTTCGAGGAAAAATACTCTTCTGAAATGCTTTATAAACAAAAACTGCATATGCTTTTCCGTTCACCACTCTTCATTAATGATCAGGAGTCACGTTCTCTTGTCTGATAAGTTGATTTGGATATACCACAGGAGCGTGTTTCCAACATTGCATACAACATTGTAAACGGTATTTGTTCTCCCGTGAAAGATCAATCTGCACCTGTGTACATCACCATTGGTGATGGAGGAAATATTGAAGGCTTAGCTAACAAGTAAGTGTATAGTATGCATGATCCATTTGGTTTTTTCTGATTCAGTGTATGAAGCAATGaatctattttgttttgttttgtggtgCAGTATGACAGAACCACAGCCAGCGTACTCGGCTTATAGAGAGGCCAGTTTTGGTCATGCCACTTTTGACATCAAGAACAGAACCCATGCTTACTACAGTTGGCACCGTAACCAAGATGGATATGCAGTGGAAGCTGACTCTATGTGGTTTTTCAACAGATACTACCATCCCGTGGATGATTCTACAAGTGCCCAATCATGATGGTACAAACAAAAACATCATGTTGATCTAgaataaaattgaaatttttgtaTTTGTATTCCAATTCATGAATGTGTTAAAAGTATCTCTTTTCGTCTACATCGACCGAGATGGCATGTTTACAGACTTGACCCTAAAAATGAGAGAATGAAAAGGAAATCCCATATGAACGCGGGAAAATTCCATTTGAGAAAAGGCTCCTTCACATATGCAGCAGAAGTAAAAAAAATTAGCAGTTCGAGGGCATTTTAATTTGTCAAACTATATATGTACACGTTGTTCCTTACGCACTATGGTAACTCTCCTGCTCGCTGCAGATCCCTGCATCGCTTAGATTATATTTATATCAACCTTGAAGGAATtaaaagttaccatattgtaTATTACTGGAAAAGCATAGTTTGCTCACAGCCATGGTTACATTGGTTACAAGGAGTTGGCTGGAAACTTCAGCACTACCAGAAGCGAAGCAATAATGGTTATGAGGACACGTTCAAGTCCCAAATGACTTGGCTAGAGATTTGAATCCTTCTGGTTGGCTGCAAGTACAAGTATGATGGCATTGGTGTCAAAGTCCTTTCAGTCCACTTCTCTCACCATGTTTTGTCAAGTCAATATTCTGTGATTCTAGCAATTTAATTGATAGAAACAAGCAATAGCAAGAAGCTAGATATGGAGGCTTGTGAGTAGGAGATGTTTAATCAATTTGGTCATATATTTTCTGTGGAAAGAAAGAGATTTTGAGTCTTTCAAATAGAGTTGCGAAGTCGTCAATTTCCAGCACTTGTTAGAGTCAAATGCAAGCAATACCAAGAGCATGATCTGATTACAATCAATGTGAGAGAATTTAAAAGTGCACCAAGTGCTTACCAAAAATCAATACGACTCTTGATCAATGGCAAGAGTTTAGCAAAGTGtctgttcttctttttcttttttccctggCCAATTGGTGGTAGGAATATTTAGCTCACGAAGCTGATGCATACTCCCGGTAAAGGTCATAACTCTAACTAATAGTCATGTT is a genomic window containing:
- the LOC133735190 gene encoding purple acid phosphatase-like, with amino-acid sequence MGVMGFASASVLSSKLAAFLVLGLVLNLGLVCNGGKTSTFVRKVEKTVDMPLESDVFKAPHGYNAPEQVHITQGDQLGKAVIVSWVTVDEPGSSKVLYWSANSKKKTAVGKFYTYKYYNYSSPYIHHATIKNLEYNTKYYYEVGIGHVKRQFWFVTPPAVGPDVPYTFGLIGDLGQTFDSNKTLTHYELNPQKGQTVLFVGDLSYADNYPNHDNHRWDSWGRFVERSVAYQPWIWTAGNHELDFAPEIGETKPYKPYTHRYHVPYKASGSTSPLWYSIKRASSHIIVLSSYSAYGKYTPQYNWLEEELPKVNRTETPWLIVLVHSPWYNSYNYHYMEGETMRVMYEAWFVKYKVDVVFAGHVHAYERSERVSNIAYNIVNGICSPVKDQSAPVYITIGDGGNIEGLANNMTEPQPAYSAYREASFGHATFDIKNRTHAYYSWHRNQDGYAVEADSMWFFNRYYHPVDDSTSAQS